In a genomic window of Citrobacter amalonaticus:
- a CDS encoding phage gp6-like head-tail connector protein, whose product MNERELSLIKALGEEFGLAIQKMADDFQQALEKTASNFESQLEELRKSIPEIKPVETPDVSKMVTEAVSAIELPKAPELPDINQLVSDAVSDAVKQIAESIRIPEDGKSVTVDELRPLVEEVVKASIPEPVDVEKLTEDVAAKIPVPEPGADGKDALSIELEPFIDEQKCYPRGTYATHNGGLWRSHEKTHGMRGWECIVDGVSNVDIKQDNQRKFSISLQRASGAIEVKSFDIPVTIYRDVFKAGTEYQPGDTVTWGGSMWHCNESTTDKPGETGSKGWTLAVKKGRDLRDKP is encoded by the coding sequence ATGAATGAACGTGAATTATCCCTGATTAAAGCGCTTGGCGAAGAGTTTGGGTTAGCCATTCAAAAAATGGCAGATGACTTTCAGCAAGCGCTGGAGAAAACAGCCAGTAATTTTGAATCTCAACTGGAAGAACTGAGGAAATCAATACCTGAAATTAAACCAGTAGAAACTCCTGATGTATCCAAAATGGTTACAGAAGCGGTAAGTGCTATTGAGTTGCCAAAAGCGCCAGAGTTACCAGATATAAACCAACTCGTAAGTGACGCAGTTTCAGATGCAGTTAAACAAATAGCAGAATCTATTCGTATTCCAGAGGATGGGAAAAGCGTCACAGTGGATGAATTACGTCCATTAGTGGAAGAAGTTGTTAAAGCCTCCATCCCGGAGCCTGTTGACGTAGAAAAACTTACAGAAGATGTGGCTGCGAAGATTCCTGTTCCTGAGCCAGGTGCTGATGGGAAAGACGCTTTATCAATTGAGCTTGAACCATTTATTGATGAGCAGAAATGCTACCCTCGCGGAACCTATGCAACACACAACGGCGGCCTATGGCGCTCACATGAAAAGACTCACGGCATGCGTGGCTGGGAATGCATCGTTGACGGCGTATCGAATGTAGATATCAAACAGGATAACCAGAGGAAATTCTCAATCTCACTCCAAAGAGCAAGTGGGGCAATTGAGGTTAAATCCTTTGATATTCCGGTAACTATCTACCGTGACGTGTTTAAAGCCGGTACCGAGTATCAGCCTGGTGACACAGTAACCTGGGGTGGTTCGATGTGGCACTGCAACGAATCTACCACGGATAAACCAGGTGAAACAGGCTCTAAGGGATGGACACTCGCTGTTAAGAAAGGTCGAGACCTGAGGGATAAGCCATGA
- a CDS encoding phage portal protein yields the protein MWNPFSRKEKALQQPSSHDWTRIFSFVREPFAGAWQRNMEIRNETVLSYYAVFSCITLIASDISKMYPAVQAKDTNGIWKEISDSSFDSLISKPNQFQNTIQFFETWMNSKLSRGNTYVMKVKNSAGKITELRILDPDKVTPLVADDGSVFYQISPDQISGLPTQVTVPAREIIHDRFNCLFHPLIGVSPIYACGLAAMQGKHIQESSAFFFKNGGKPSGVITIPGSVDATKAKEIKEAWDAGYTGENAGKTGLLSGGAEYKAITMSAVDAQTVEQQKLSAEMVCSAFHVPAYKAGVGEIPSSDNVEALEQQYYSQCLQVLIESIESLLKEAFELDAKKRVELDIGALLRMDSERRMKALGDGVKNTILTPNEARKSENLPPVEGGDSLFLQQQNFSLAALARRDASEDPFGKGQQQSQPSPEPEDESGKALSETELFAAKSMLRGLLTK from the coding sequence ATGTGGAATCCTTTTAGTCGTAAAGAGAAAGCACTACAGCAACCATCATCTCACGACTGGACTCGGATATTTTCTTTTGTCAGAGAGCCTTTCGCTGGTGCATGGCAAAGAAACATGGAGATCAGGAATGAAACCGTACTTTCCTACTATGCGGTGTTTTCCTGCATCACATTGATTGCCAGTGACATTTCAAAAATGTACCCGGCAGTTCAGGCCAAAGATACTAACGGTATTTGGAAAGAAATATCAGATTCCAGTTTCGACAGCCTGATCAGCAAGCCTAACCAGTTTCAGAATACCATTCAGTTCTTTGAAACATGGATGAACTCAAAGCTTTCTCGCGGTAACACCTACGTCATGAAGGTAAAAAACAGTGCCGGTAAGATTACAGAGCTACGCATTCTTGACCCTGATAAAGTCACGCCGCTTGTAGCTGATGATGGTTCTGTCTTTTATCAAATCAGTCCTGACCAAATTAGTGGTTTACCGACACAAGTTACCGTTCCTGCTCGCGAAATCATTCACGATCGCTTCAACTGCCTCTTTCATCCTCTGATTGGTGTTTCACCTATTTATGCCTGCGGTCTTGCAGCAATGCAGGGTAAGCACATTCAGGAAAGCTCTGCTTTCTTCTTTAAAAATGGTGGGAAACCTAGTGGCGTTATCACGATTCCAGGCTCTGTTGATGCTACAAAAGCAAAAGAAATAAAAGAAGCATGGGATGCAGGTTACACAGGTGAAAACGCAGGTAAGACTGGTCTGTTATCTGGTGGCGCAGAATACAAAGCGATCACAATGTCTGCAGTTGATGCGCAGACTGTTGAGCAGCAGAAACTTTCTGCTGAAATGGTTTGCTCAGCTTTTCACGTCCCGGCATATAAGGCTGGCGTTGGCGAAATACCAAGCTCTGATAACGTTGAAGCACTAGAACAACAATATTATTCACAATGCCTTCAGGTACTGATTGAGTCTATTGAATCGCTGCTGAAAGAAGCTTTCGAACTTGATGCGAAAAAGCGCGTTGAGCTTGATATCGGCGCACTGTTACGCATGGACAGCGAGCGCAGAATGAAGGCGCTTGGTGATGGTGTTAAAAATACCATCCTTACACCAAATGAAGCTCGTAAAAGCGAAAACCTGCCTCCAGTTGAAGGCGGTGATTCCTTGTTCCTGCAACAGCAGAACTTCAGCCTGGCAGCACTGGCAAGACGCGACGCATCAGAAGACCCCTTCGGAAAAGGGCAGCAGCAATCGCAACCATCACCAGAGCCTGAAGACGAAAGTGGAAAGGCACTAAGCGAAACAGAACTTTTCGCGGCGAAATCAATGCTCAGAGGATTATTAACAAAATGA
- a CDS encoding phage major capsid protein → MKLDRACTIMTVKAVDEDKRIITGIASTPSPDRDGDIMEPDGAKFGSENPFLWQHDRSQPIGNCAAKKVKEGLQITAQLVKPTPDMPSQLAARLEEAWASIKSGLVKGLSIGFKPIKYAYLDGGGVHFLEWELLEVSAVTIPANSDCSIQTVKSFDRQLLAAIGNEKPVVKANQSAGATAQKQTSQKGKPTMNIAEQIKSFENKRAALAASLNDIMSKAADEGRTLDAEETESYDNTSTEIKSVDEHLKRLRDMETSMASTAKPVTKAASGEVTVVNNAPSIIRVEQKLEKGIAFARFAKSLAAGNGSRSEALQIAKNQYPEDTKLHHVLKAAVSAGTTTDPTWAGALVEYQDYAQDFVEFLRPQTIIGRFGQGNIPSLRQVPFNVRIPAQTSGGSASWVGQGKAKPLTKFDFATITFGFSKVASIAVLTEELIRFSNPSADALVRNALAEAVIARLDTDFIDPAKAAVADVSPASITNGITAIPSTGDPDTDAAAAFGQFITNNLQPNGAVWLMSSTTALTLSMRKNALGQKEYPDMTMLGGTFQGLPVIVSQYVGNQLVLVNAPDVYLADDGGVAVDMSREASLEMQSTPTHDSTTPTPVELVSMFQTNSVAIRAERWINWKRRRDAAVAVISGVDYSTGATS, encoded by the coding sequence ATGAAGCTTGACCGCGCATGTACCATCATGACGGTGAAAGCGGTGGATGAGGATAAACGGATTATCACCGGCATTGCCTCCACACCATCACCGGACCGTGACGGCGACATTATGGAGCCTGATGGTGCGAAATTTGGCAGCGAAAACCCTTTTCTATGGCAACACGACCGCTCACAACCAATCGGAAATTGCGCAGCGAAAAAAGTTAAAGAGGGGCTGCAAATCACAGCACAGTTGGTAAAGCCAACTCCTGATATGCCTTCGCAATTAGCGGCAAGGCTTGAGGAAGCGTGGGCATCCATCAAATCAGGCCTTGTAAAAGGGCTTTCGATTGGTTTCAAGCCAATCAAATACGCATATCTCGACGGCGGTGGCGTTCATTTTCTCGAATGGGAATTGCTCGAAGTCTCCGCTGTAACAATCCCTGCAAATTCTGACTGCTCAATTCAGACAGTTAAATCTTTTGACCGCCAGTTACTCGCCGCGATTGGCAATGAGAAACCCGTGGTTAAAGCAAATCAATCCGCTGGCGCTACAGCACAAAAACAAACTTCTCAAAAAGGAAAACCAACGATGAATATCGCTGAACAAATCAAAAGTTTCGAAAACAAGCGTGCAGCGCTGGCCGCTTCGCTGAATGACATCATGAGCAAAGCAGCTGATGAAGGTCGCACTCTGGATGCAGAAGAAACCGAAAGCTATGACAACACGTCTACCGAAATCAAATCAGTAGACGAACACCTGAAGCGCCTCCGCGACATGGAAACCAGCATGGCATCAACCGCCAAGCCGGTAACTAAAGCAGCGTCTGGTGAAGTGACGGTGGTAAATAATGCGCCTTCTATCATCCGTGTTGAGCAGAAACTGGAAAAAGGTATTGCCTTTGCTCGATTCGCCAAGTCTCTTGCTGCCGGTAACGGTAGCCGATCTGAAGCGCTCCAGATTGCGAAAAACCAGTATCCAGAAGACACCAAGCTTCATCACGTTCTGAAGGCTGCCGTAAGTGCAGGCACCACTACTGACCCAACCTGGGCTGGCGCTCTGGTTGAATATCAGGATTACGCACAGGACTTCGTTGAATTCCTGCGTCCGCAAACCATCATCGGTCGCTTTGGTCAGGGTAATATTCCTTCTCTGCGCCAGGTTCCTTTCAACGTTCGTATCCCTGCGCAAACTTCAGGTGGCTCTGCAAGCTGGGTAGGTCAGGGTAAAGCCAAGCCTCTGACTAAGTTTGACTTTGCGACCATCACCTTTGGCTTCTCAAAAGTGGCATCAATCGCGGTGTTGACTGAAGAACTGATCCGCTTCTCTAACCCGTCTGCAGATGCTTTGGTGCGTAACGCGCTGGCAGAAGCGGTTATTGCTCGCCTGGATACCGACTTCATTGACCCTGCTAAGGCGGCAGTTGCTGATGTTTCTCCGGCATCCATCACCAATGGCATTACTGCTATTCCGTCAACCGGTGATCCGGATACCGATGCTGCGGCTGCTTTCGGTCAGTTCATTACCAACAACCTGCAACCAAATGGCGCTGTATGGCTGATGTCAAGCACCACCGCGCTAACTCTGTCTATGCGCAAAAACGCACTAGGCCAGAAAGAGTACCCGGATATGACCATGTTGGGTGGTACATTCCAGGGCTTGCCGGTGATCGTATCCCAGTACGTTGGTAATCAACTGGTGCTGGTTAACGCACCGGATGTTTATCTGGCAGATGATGGCGGTGTTGCCGTTGATATGTCTCGCGAAGCTTCTCTGGAAATGCAGAGCACTCCTACCCATGACAGCACGACACCAACCCCTGTTGAACTGGTATCCATGTTCCAGACCAACAGCGTAGCAATTCGTGCAGAGCGCTGGATTAACTGGAAACGTCGCCGTGATGCAGCAGTAGCTGTTATCTCTGGTGTCGATTACAGCACTGGCGCAACAAGCTAA
- a CDS encoding terminase large subunit produces the protein MSEWSTACPDWESKLIKGESIIPPPIFPHQAEQALSIFKELRVSDLPGKPTFGECSEEWVFDFVNAIFGGYEAETGKQLIREYGLLISKKNTKSTIAAGIMLTALILCWREDEEHLILAPTKEVADNSFKPAAGMIRADEELSDMFQIQDHIRTITHRVTRNTLKVVAADTDTVSGKKSGRILVDELWLFGKRANAEAMFMEALGGQVSRNEGWVIFLTTQSDEPPTGVFKERLDYWRSVRDGKIKDQKTLGILYEFPDSMVESKAYLEPKNFYITNPNIGRSVSEEWIADQLLKNQNKTDGTLQQFLAKHLNIEIGLNLRSDRWAGVDFWEAQIRPVSFNDILSRSEVVTVGIDGGGLDDLLGLYVIGRDTETREWIGWGHAWAHEIAVRRRKSEESRFYDFVRAGDLTIVKRVGQDTEEVAEYVSRIHDAELLDKIGIDPSGVGQILDALVEAEIPEDAVVGVSQGWKLGGAIKTTERKLAEGVLIHGGQPMMAWCVGNARVEPKGNAILITKQASGKGKIDPLMALFNAVSLMALNPEAKKQDYQVFFI, from the coding sequence ATGTCTGAATGGTCTACTGCTTGTCCTGACTGGGAATCGAAACTGATTAAAGGCGAGTCAATCATTCCTCCACCCATTTTTCCACACCAGGCAGAGCAGGCGCTTTCCATCTTCAAAGAGTTGCGCGTTTCTGATTTGCCAGGTAAGCCGACATTTGGTGAATGCTCAGAGGAGTGGGTATTTGACTTTGTTAATGCCATATTCGGCGGCTATGAAGCTGAGACAGGGAAGCAGCTAATCCGCGAATATGGTCTGCTTATCTCGAAAAAAAATACAAAATCGACCATCGCCGCAGGAATTATGCTGACTGCATTAATCCTGTGCTGGCGTGAAGATGAAGAGCACCTGATTCTCGCGCCGACTAAAGAGGTCGCTGATAACAGTTTTAAACCCGCTGCCGGGATGATACGCGCCGATGAAGAGCTTTCAGATATGTTCCAGATTCAGGACCATATCAGAACTATCACGCATCGGGTAACGAGAAATACGCTCAAAGTTGTAGCTGCTGACACCGACACGGTTTCAGGTAAGAAGTCTGGGCGCATTCTGGTTGATGAACTTTGGTTGTTTGGCAAGCGTGCTAATGCCGAAGCCATGTTTATGGAAGCGCTTGGTGGTCAGGTATCGCGTAACGAGGGGTGGGTAATCTTCCTGACGACGCAAAGTGATGAGCCGCCAACAGGGGTGTTCAAGGAACGCCTTGATTACTGGCGTTCTGTGCGTGACGGGAAGATAAAAGACCAAAAAACGCTGGGAATACTTTATGAGTTTCCTGATTCGATGGTTGAAAGCAAGGCTTACCTTGAGCCAAAAAACTTCTACATCACCAATCCAAACATCGGGCGCTCGGTTAGTGAAGAATGGATTGCTGACCAACTACTGAAGAACCAGAACAAAACTGACGGCACGTTACAGCAATTCCTTGCTAAACACCTCAATATTGAGATCGGTCTCAACCTGCGCAGTGACAGATGGGCTGGCGTTGACTTCTGGGAAGCTCAGATCAGACCTGTCAGCTTTAACGATATCCTTTCTCGCTCAGAAGTTGTCACCGTTGGTATTGATGGCGGTGGTCTCGATGACCTTTTAGGGCTTTATGTCATTGGACGCGATACAGAAACTCGAGAATGGATTGGTTGGGGCCATGCATGGGCGCATGAAATCGCTGTTCGAAGGCGTAAGAGCGAAGAATCACGCTTTTACGACTTTGTGAGAGCGGGAGACCTGACAATCGTTAAGAGAGTAGGTCAAGACACTGAAGAGGTGGCAGAGTACGTCAGCCGCATTCATGATGCGGAGCTGCTCGACAAAATTGGCATTGACCCGTCAGGCGTAGGTCAGATTCTGGATGCGCTTGTAGAGGCTGAAATACCTGAAGATGCCGTAGTAGGTGTTAGTCAGGGGTGGAAACTTGGTGGTGCAATCAAGACTACTGAGCGAAAACTTGCAGAAGGTGTCCTGATTCATGGTGGTCAGCCAATGATGGCCTGGTGCGTTGGGAACGCAAGAGTAGAGCCAAAGGGTAACGCAATCCTGATAACCAAACAGGCCAGCGGTAAAGGAAAGATTGACCCCCTTATGGCGCTATTTAACGCGGTCTCGTTAATGGCATTGAACCCAGAGGCGAAGAAACAAGATTACCAGGTATTTTTCATATGA
- a CDS encoding terminase small subunit, with protein MLTGQKKKFADALIRGENQTQSAKSAGYSEKTAKIKGSQLAKDKDVLTYMERVKNLPDGVCDEVEEHKIESVLHVEIPPRYEDPIEVMKKIMNDNILVDPKLSLEAAAKLAPYVCQKIAEPGKKAAKNEAAKKAVNKFGAMTPPKLVVNNKG; from the coding sequence ATGCTTACAGGGCAAAAAAAGAAGTTTGCTGATGCCCTGATACGGGGCGAAAACCAAACACAATCAGCAAAATCGGCAGGATATAGCGAAAAGACAGCGAAGATAAAAGGCAGTCAGTTGGCTAAAGACAAAGATGTGCTGACTTACATGGAGCGAGTGAAGAATCTTCCAGATGGAGTTTGCGACGAAGTGGAAGAACATAAAATAGAGTCGGTCCTTCATGTCGAAATTCCTCCACGGTACGAAGACCCGATTGAAGTCATGAAGAAAATCATGAACGACAACATACTTGTCGATCCAAAACTGAGTCTTGAAGCTGCTGCAAAGCTTGCTCCATATGTTTGCCAGAAAATCGCAGAGCCCGGGAAGAAAGCTGCCAAGAACGAGGCTGCTAAAAAAGCTGTTAATAAATTTGGAGCAATGACGCCACCTAAACTGGTCGTGAATAACAAGGGGTAA
- a CDS encoding HNH endonuclease: MSKLKTLQPRLKVIDTRRIKPIYGEHRRISGSARVSLKRRIYVRDGGHCCMCKRVVDLHDSELDHRIALQFGGDNDERNLWTLCIECHSGKSSREASTNQPDSEALKHPVPQDNSQNGIVIL, encoded by the coding sequence ATGTCTAAGCTAAAGACGCTACAGCCACGCCTGAAGGTTATCGACACAAGAAGAATCAAACCTATCTATGGTGAACATCGTCGTATCAGTGGTAGTGCCAGGGTAAGCCTCAAGCGTCGTATCTATGTGCGTGATGGCGGTCATTGCTGCATGTGCAAAAGAGTAGTCGACCTGCATGACAGTGAGCTTGATCACCGCATAGCGCTACAGTTCGGTGGCGACAACGATGAGCGCAATCTATGGACGCTGTGCATAGAGTGTCACTCTGGTAAGTCATCGCGTGAAGCATCAACGAATCAACCTGACAGTGAGGCGCTCAAGCATCCTGTACCGCAAGATAATTCGCAGAATGGCATCGTAATCCTCTGA
- a CDS encoding glycosyltransferase family 2 protein — protein MNVEIDGVKYVPEDKVSSRIGIAITTHNRPDVLKRAIEQHMKHLQSNAFVVVVDDGSNPPAIAPDNIKLIRHEISLGIVASKNASLEVLIDAGCEYLFLWDDDAWPIADNWHLPYIESPEPHLAYQFLDLAGPRKINDMTVLYRDDKHVAYTGQRGVMLYYHRSAIEKVGGFDPVYGRGMYEHPDLALRIYNAGLSTWAFADVVGSEKLIHSMDEYEEGNRSIPRPDREALVKRNVTIYNERRDSGYAGYAPYRKQNNVVITTLLTSQPDPQRGTKMISSPDMLQLWAKSISGAKAVVLADELNDSPDGAQLVKVPCVSMSPYFARWLHIYQHLREHPEYGFVWCTDGTDVEMLREPWAEMEPGKIYVGSEHKTYDDQWMKANHHGKAYSDFIEQHRNEPLLNAGLLGGSREDVMEFAHRIIRQHYLIESHRFWKIEKAPETKVDMGAFGIVAKSFGDKVITGPLIHTIFKSDGIGKELAWWKHK, from the coding sequence ATGAATGTTGAAATTGATGGTGTGAAATACGTACCAGAAGATAAGGTGAGTAGCAGAATTGGTATAGCCATAACCACTCACAATCGGCCTGATGTACTGAAACGCGCCATTGAGCAGCACATGAAGCATCTACAGAGTAATGCTTTTGTCGTGGTTGTTGATGATGGTTCGAATCCACCTGCTATTGCTCCAGATAACATCAAACTGATCAGGCATGAAATTTCGTTAGGGATTGTGGCATCCAAGAATGCAAGCCTTGAAGTTCTAATTGATGCTGGATGTGAATATCTGTTTTTGTGGGACGATGATGCATGGCCAATAGCTGATAATTGGCATCTGCCCTACATCGAGTCACCAGAGCCCCATTTGGCTTATCAGTTTCTTGACCTCGCTGGCCCACGAAAGATTAACGATATGACCGTGCTTTATCGCGATGATAAGCATGTTGCATACACAGGTCAGCGCGGTGTAATGCTTTATTACCACCGCAGCGCCATTGAGAAGGTTGGCGGCTTTGATCCGGTATACGGTCGTGGTATGTACGAGCATCCTGACTTAGCTCTTCGTATCTACAATGCTGGTTTGTCGACATGGGCGTTTGCTGATGTGGTTGGCTCTGAAAAGCTGATTCACTCAATGGATGAATACGAAGAAGGAAATAGGTCAATTCCACGCCCTGACCGTGAAGCACTGGTAAAGCGTAATGTGACAATCTACAACGAGCGTCGAGACAGTGGCTATGCAGGATATGCACCATATCGCAAACAGAATAACGTTGTAATCACTACTCTACTGACCAGCCAGCCAGACCCTCAACGCGGCACGAAGATGATATCCTCGCCTGACATGCTTCAGTTGTGGGCTAAATCAATATCAGGAGCTAAAGCAGTAGTCCTTGCAGATGAGTTGAATGATTCACCTGATGGTGCCCAATTGGTTAAGGTGCCATGTGTTTCAATGAGTCCTTACTTTGCCCGTTGGCTGCATATCTATCAGCACCTGCGCGAACACCCTGAATATGGTTTCGTCTGGTGTACCGATGGAACCGATGTCGAGATGTTAAGAGAACCATGGGCAGAAATGGAGCCTGGCAAAATATACGTTGGCTCTGAGCATAAGACCTACGATGACCAGTGGATGAAGGCAAACCATCACGGAAAGGCGTACAGCGACTTCATTGAACAACATCGTAATGAACCACTGCTCAATGCAGGTTTGTTAGGTGGTAGCCGTGAAGACGTTATGGAGTTCGCTCATCGAATCATTCGCCAGCATTACCTGATTGAAAGCCATCGATTCTGGAAGATTGAGAAAGCCCCTGAAACGAAAGTTGATATGGGTGCGTTCGGCATTGTGGCTAAGTCATTTGGCGATAAGGTAATTACCGGACCGCTTATCCACACGATATTTAAGTCTGATGGCATCGGCAAGGAGTTGGCATGGTGGAAGCACAAGTAA
- a CDS encoding lysis protein, with product MSRVTAIIIAVVVCIIVSLGWAVNHYRDNAITYKDQRDKATKSLSLANDTIKDMQTRQRDAAALDAKYTGELADAKKQLDDLQHCIRTGKCGLRINAKCPANGATSTGSMGDASSPRLNDSAERDYFTLRERIVTVTKQVGYLQEYIRTQCLK from the coding sequence ATGAGCAGGGTAACTGCAATCATCATCGCTGTGGTTGTCTGCATCATAGTGTCGCTGGGTTGGGCTGTTAATCACTACCGCGACAACGCCATCACCTACAAAGACCAGCGCGACAAAGCCACCAAGAGTCTCAGCCTGGCTAACGACACCATCAAAGACATGCAGACTCGCCAGCGTGATGCCGCTGCACTGGATGCCAAATACACCGGAGAACTTGCAGATGCGAAAAAGCAGCTTGATGATCTTCAGCACTGTATTCGCACTGGCAAGTGTGGGTTGCGCATCAACGCCAAATGTCCAGCGAACGGAGCGACCAGCACCGGCAGCATGGGCGATGCTTCCAGCCCCAGACTTAATGACTCCGCTGAACGGGATTATTTCACCCTCAGAGAGCGAATCGTCACAGTGACGAAACAGGTTGGCTATCTGCAGGAATATATCAGGACGCAGTGCCTAAAGTGA
- a CDS encoding lysozyme: MNSTLRNKIAATLGGGAIAIATVMLSGKDGLEGREYVPYRDVVGVLTVCDGHTGSDIVQDKRYTDKECDALTRKDLKRIATQVDPHIKVPTTETQRAAIYSFAYNVGATATINSTLLKKLNAKDYAGACSELKRWVYAGGKKWKGLMNRRDVEYEVCTWSQK; the protein is encoded by the coding sequence ATGAACAGCACCTTGCGAAATAAAATCGCTGCCACTTTAGGTGGTGGTGCCATTGCTATCGCTACAGTCATGTTGTCAGGAAAGGATGGATTAGAGGGAAGGGAGTATGTCCCTTATCGCGATGTCGTCGGTGTGCTGACTGTTTGTGATGGTCACACTGGATCTGACATTGTTCAGGATAAGCGATATACCGACAAAGAATGCGATGCTCTAACCAGGAAAGATTTAAAACGGATTGCAACTCAGGTTGATCCGCATATCAAAGTACCGACCACTGAAACTCAGAGAGCAGCAATATACAGCTTTGCTTACAACGTCGGCGCTACCGCAACCATCAACTCCACTCTACTGAAGAAGCTCAATGCGAAAGATTATGCTGGAGCATGCTCTGAGCTTAAGCGCTGGGTATATGCAGGTGGCAAGAAGTGGAAAGGGCTAATGAACCGGCGAGACGTTGAATATGAGGTTTGTACCTGGAGTCAGAAATGA
- a CDS encoding protein ninH — MVAKPSIKTIPDILVEVRGNQSEAARQLACSRNTILRYSRDTKAQFHAIVNGVLMVHQGGRGKTCAA; from the coding sequence ATGGTAGCCAAACCATCCATCAAAACTATCCCTGACATTCTCGTTGAAGTCCGAGGGAATCAGTCGGAAGCAGCCAGGCAATTAGCCTGCAGCCGAAACACCATCCTCAGGTATTCACGAGACACCAAAGCTCAATTCCACGCCATCGTTAACGGCGTTCTCATGGTTCATCAAGGCGGTCGAGGTAAAACATGTGCAGCGTAA
- a CDS encoding recombination protein NinG produces the protein MRTPRRRCKNEECREWFHPKFQNQQWCCADCGTKIALELRSKEREKAEKAADKKRRREEQQQKDKLKIRKLALKPRSYWIKQAQQAVNAFIRERDRDLPCISCGTFTSAQWDAGHYRTTAAAPQLRFDERNIHKQCVVCNQHKSGNLVPYRVMLIERIGHAAVDEIESDHKRHRWTTEECKAIKAEYQQKLKDLRDSRSEAA, from the coding sequence ATGCGAACACCAAGGCGCAGGTGTAAGAACGAAGAGTGCAGAGAGTGGTTTCATCCAAAGTTTCAGAACCAGCAATGGTGTTGCGCTGATTGCGGTACGAAGATAGCACTTGAACTACGAAGCAAGGAGCGCGAAAAAGCAGAGAAAGCAGCAGACAAGAAACGACGACGAGAGGAACAACAGCAGAAAGACAAGTTAAAGATTCGAAAGCTCGCCTTAAAGCCCCGCAGTTACTGGATTAAACAAGCCCAACAAGCAGTAAACGCCTTCATCAGAGAAAGAGACCGCGACTTACCATGTATCTCGTGCGGAACGTTCACGTCCGCTCAGTGGGATGCCGGGCATTACCGGACGACCGCTGCGGCACCTCAACTCCGATTTGATGAACGCAATATCCATAAGCAATGCGTCGTATGCAATCAGCACAAGAGCGGGAATCTGGTTCCTTATCGCGTGATGCTCATCGAACGCATCGGGCATGCAGCTGTAGACGAAATCGAATCTGACCATAAGCGCCATCGCTGGACTACAGAAGAGTGCAAAGCTATTAAGGCGGAGTATCAGCAGAAGCTTAAAGACCTGCGTGATAGCAGAAGTGAGGCAGCATGA
- a CDS encoding protein NinF, which produces MLSPHEAQAYEQKSIERALTCANCGIKLHILEVHLCEQCCCELMSDPNSAMHEDDDNGKT; this is translated from the coding sequence ATGCTTAGCCCACATGAAGCCCAAGCCTACGAGCAGAAAAGCATAGAGCGAGCATTAACCTGTGCTAATTGCGGAATCAAGTTGCACATTCTAGAAGTCCATCTGTGCGAACAGTGCTGCTGCGAATTAATGAGCGATCCGAATAGCGCAATGCATGAGGATGATGACAATGGCAAGACCTAA
- a CDS encoding phage protein NinX family protein produces the protein MYYSQLSDFEINCKVAYHIGLKTVERAEEGEFNPCTNPADAYQIITENRIAIIPDTAAGEWVAFNEFTLYEGDWMFASDPVHHSNGKNPLRCAMECFLMMQDAKHA, from the coding sequence ATGTACTATTCACAGTTATCAGATTTTGAAATTAATTGTAAGGTCGCCTATCACATTGGGCTTAAGACAGTAGAGCGTGCGGAAGAAGGTGAATTCAATCCATGCACTAACCCAGCAGATGCATATCAGATTATCACTGAAAACAGGATAGCAATTATTCCAGACACTGCTGCAGGAGAGTGGGTTGCTTTCAACGAATTCACTTTGTACGAGGGTGACTGGATGTTTGCCAGCGACCCGGTGCATCACAGCAACGGTAAAAATCCTCTGCGCTGTGCAATGGAGTGCTTCCTCATGATGCAGGACGCCAAACATGCTTAG
- a CDS encoding NinE family protein has translation MRRQRRSITDIVCENCKFLPTKRSRNKPKPVPTESDIKTFNYTAHLWDIRWLRNRARK, from the coding sequence ATGAGGCGACAGCGACGAAGTATCACCGACATAGTTTGTGAAAACTGCAAATTCCTTCCCACCAAACGCTCCAGAAACAAACCTAAGCCAGTACCTACCGAATCAGACATTAAAACCTTCAACTATACGGCTCATCTCTGGGATATCAGATGGCTCCGTAATCGTGCGAGGAAATAG